The Thermoflexus hugenholtzii JAD2 DNA segment CGCGGCCGGGAAGGCAGCCGCTCGCGGAGCCAGGCGGCGGCCGCCTCGTATTCCGAGCGGGGGATCACCTCGTGGACGTGCATTCGGAGCCCCTCATCCCTGGGATTTGAGGAGAGCCTGTCGCTTCGCCTCGAATTCCTCTTCGCTGAGCAGGCCGCTGCGCCGCAGGGCCTCCAGATGCACGAGCAGCCGGGCGCGGTCCTCCCCACCCTCCTCGCCCTCCAGCGCGAAGCGCCCCTCGAGGGCGGCTTTCTGATCCAGCATCACCTGCTTGAACCGCAGGGGGTCCGCGATGCAGCGCAGCCGGTTCACCCCGATCTCGCTGGCCGTCAGGATCTCGATGTCCCCGTAGTTCAGCAAGCGCCCCAACAAGGACTGGCGCAGCATGACATCGTTCACCTTCTCCAGGGATGAGTCCATAACGCTCTTGTTCAGGATCCCTTCGACCTGGACTACCCGCCGGGTGGTCACCAGATAAACCTCGTTCCACCAGC contains these protein-coding regions:
- a CDS encoding PH domain-containing protein encodes the protein MGYIERLLGENEQILFRTHPHPVVLLRPVLGYGALTGVLIGLALAGEAAFPTLTPPLLIAGLALAAIPLILLIHTLLRWWNEVYLVTTRRVVQVEGILNKSVMDSSLEKVNDVMLRQSLLGRLLNYGDIEILTASEIGVNRLRCIADPLRFKQVMLDQKAALEGRFALEGEEGGEDRARLLVHLEALRRSGLLSEEEFEAKRQALLKSQG